A window of Festucalex cinctus isolate MCC-2025b chromosome 6, RoL_Fcin_1.0, whole genome shotgun sequence contains these coding sequences:
- the LOC144021042 gene encoding arf-GAP with dual PH domain-containing protein 1, whose protein sequence is MSMSSRALREILHRPGNDTCADCGAADPDWGSTSLGVFICLACSGIHRNIPDVSKVKSLSLSHWEDHEIQFMAEKGNERMKCKYEAAVPVYYYKPSHKDCQVLKEQWIRAKYERKEFTEPGDKFTYEEATRDGSLMKRGRDNGLFLSRRFVLSEREGTLKYFTKHDAKEPKAVIKVDSINATFQPDKIGHPNGLQITYLKDYSTRNIFLYHDSGKEIVDWFNSIRAVQLHYMKVAFPGATDAELVPKLTRNFLKEGYMEKTGPRQTEGFKKRWFTLDQRRLMYYKDPLDAFAKGEVFLGSKEHYSASAGLPVGTYCNGAWQHGITIVTPDRCFLFTCETEAEQHDWLKLFNDVMSAQMSPQEYTMEALFKHKH, encoded by the exons ATGTCGATGTCCTCTCGGGCTCTCCGGGAAATCCTGCACAGGCCAGGAAATGACACCTGTGCAGATTGTGGGGCAGCAG ATCCCGACTGGGGTTCGACCTCGTTGGGGGTCTTCATTTGTCTGGCCTGTTCCGGCATCCACCGGAATATTCCCGACGTCAGCAAGGTGAAGTCGCTGAGTCTTTCCCACTGGGAGGACCACGAGATCCAG ttcATGGCGGAGAAAGGAAACGAGCGGATGAAGTGCAAATACGAGGCGGCCGTTCCCGTCTACTACTACAAGCCTTCACACAAAGACTGCCA GGTGCTGAAGGAGCAGTGGATACGAGCAAAGTATGAGCGCAAGGAATTCACCGAACCCGGCGATAAGTTCACGTACGAAGAAg CCACCAGGGACGGTTCCCTCATGAAAAGGGGGCGGGACAACGGGCTGTTCTTGAGCCGGCGATTCGTCCTCTCTGAGCGGGAGGGCACGCTCAAGTACTTCACCAAACATGAC GCCAAGGAGCCCAAAGCGGTGATCAAGGTGGACAGCATCAACGCCACCTTCCAGCCCGACAAGATCGGACACCCGAACGGCCTGCAGATCACGTACCTTAAAGACTACAGCACCCGCAACATCTTCCTTTACCACGACAGCGGCAAG GAGATCGTCGATTGGTTCAATTCCATCCGAGCCGTCCAGCTTCACTACATGAAGGTGGCCTTTCCCGGGGCGACCGATGCTGAG CTGGTTCCCAAACTCACCCGCAACTTCCTGAAGGAAGGCTACATGGAAAAAACGGGTCCCAGG caaacagaaggcttcaAGAAACGTTGGTTCACTTTGGACCAGAGACGACTCATGTACTACAAGGACCCTCTG GACGCCTTCGCCAAGGGCGAGGTGTTCCTGGGCAGCAAGGAGCACTACAGCGCGTCGGCCGGCCTCCCCGTCGGCACGTACTGCAACGGCGCGTGGCAGCACGGCATCACCATCGTCACGCCCGACCGCTGCTTCCTGTTCACGTGCGAGACCGAGGCCGAGCAGCACGACTGGCTCAAGCTCTTCAACGACGTCATGAGCGCTCAGATGTCCCCCCAGGAGTACACCA tGGAGGCTTTGTTCAAGCACAAACATTGA